The window TGTCCCACAAGCAGATGGCGTTTTCCGGATCGTTGATGGGTTCGGAGCCGATCACGAGAATTCTGCCGTCGCTTGAGAACGTGAAGGCGGTGAAGAAGCTCAAGTTGGCATCCATCGAGAACTACGCCACTGCCGTCCGACCTTTTGCCTCTCAACCTCTTGGCAACCGATCTAACCTTCGGTCGTCTCCGCGGACCTCGGCACTTCCTCGACGTGCGCGTGCAATTCCAGAAAATCCAGGACTTTTGTCGTGAGGATCTCCTCGTGCAACTCGTTCAGCCCGCCCCGATCGCGCAGTTGTTTGGTCAGCTTGTCGAGTTTCATCTGGTGCTGATGCGCCAGCAGCAAAATCTTCTGAGTGATTTCGGGTTCGTCCACGCGGATGCCTTCCTTTTCCGCGATGCGCTTTAAGAGGAAAGAAATCTTCACGCGTTCCTTGGCGCTGGCGCTGGCGAAGTTGTAAATCTCATCCTTCTGTTTATCGATGTTCTCCTTGGAAACGCCCCGGTGCTGGTTTTCGCGGACGATGTCGTAAATCACGTTCCGCGTTTCGCTCATGACCATGGATTCGGGCAGGTCGAATTGAACGCGCTCCAACAACGCCCGGACAATCTGGTTGCGGACGTCCTTCCGTTGTTTGAAGTTCAGTTCATTCTGCAAGTCCTGCCGCACGCCTTCGCGCAGTTTCCCCAGATCCTCGGCGCCGTAAACTCGGGCCAGTTCGTCATTCATTTCGGGCAGGATCCGCTCCTTCACCTGGACCACATCAACTTCGTAAGCTGCTTTCTGGCCGGCGAGCTGCGGTGAAACGAAGTTGGCGGGGAACTCCACCGTGATCGAGCGATGCTCTCCGGTTTGTGCTCCAACCAATTGCTCGCCAAAACCGGGAAGGAACGATCCCGGCTTGATGTGAATCCAGAAGTTGTCCTGTTGCGCCAGGCGCGGCGCATCCGGGATCAACTCAGCCAGAGGTTTGCCGTCGGTCGCGCCCGTGTAGTTCACGACGACGAAGTCTTCCTGCTGGACGGGCCGAGCCACGTCCATGTAGGTCGCGCGCTGCTCGCGAAGCACGCTCAGGGCGCGCTCAATATCGGCCTCTGAGACCTGGCCGACTTCACGCCGGACCGGCAGCTTGCGGTATTCGGGCAACTCGAATTCCGGGGCAATCTCAATGGTTGCGGCAAATTGCAGTGACTGGCCGCGCTCGAATTGAATCTCTT of the Verrucomicrobiota bacterium genome contains:
- the tig gene encoding trigger factor, yielding MNVTLETLAPCRKLMRVEVEAQAVDAAFEKVTSDFQRHARFPGFRPGKAPRDRVAKTYAKKIEEETKKELISENFRKAVKDQKLNIVSVPDIEEIQFERGQSLQFAATIEIAPEFELPEYRKLPVRREVGQVSEADIERALSVLREQRATYMDVARPVQQEDFVVVNYTGATDGKPLAELIPDAPRLAQQDNFWIHIKPGSFLPGFGEQLVGAQTGEHRSITVEFPANFVSPQLAGQKAAYEVDVVQVKERILPEMNDELARVYGAEDLGKLREGVRQDLQNELNFKQRKDVRNQIVRALLERVQFDLPESMVMSETRNVIYDIVRENQHRGVSKENIDKQKDEIYNFASASAKERVKISFLLKRIAEKEGIRVDEPEITQKILLLAHQHQMKLDKLTKQLRDRGGLNELHEEILTTKVLDFLELHAHVEEVPRSAETTEG